Sequence from the Qipengyuania gaetbuli genome:
CTCGCGGTTGCGAGCCTCCTGCTGGTCGTCGCCCGCCTGCTGACCCAGCAGGCGCAGGAAGACAGCCGTTCGCTCGAATGGTTCGCCGAACAGAACTCGATCCGCAATTCGCTGACCCGCGAGCTGAACCACCGCGTCAAGAACACGCTCGCCAACGTGCTGTCGATCGTGTCGTTGACCCGGCGGCGGGCGGATAATCTGGACGAGTTCGCGCAAGGCATCGACAGCCGCATCCGCGCCCTGTCGGCAACCCACGACCTGCTCACCCAGTCCGAATGGGGCACCACGCCGATCCGTTCGGTGATCGAGGTCGAACTGGCACCCTATGCCAATGCAGAGGACCACACGGTCGTCATGGAAGGGCCGGATGTCGAACTTGCCCCCAATGATGCGCTGTCGATGGGGCTGGCGATCCACGAACTGGCGACCAATGCCGCCAAGTTCGGTGCATTGAGCCGTGCAGGCGGCAAGGTCACCGTGATCTGGACGCTGGTGAACGAAGGGCTTGCCCGGATCGACTGGTCCGAAAGCGGCGGTCCGCGCGTGACCGAGCCACAGAAGCGCGGGTTCGGTACCGACCTCATCGAGAAGATCGTCGCCCACGAACTGCGCCATCCGGTGGAGCTGGAATTCCTGCCGACCGGCGTGCGGTGCAAGCTGCTGGTCCCGGTGCGCGAACCCAATGAATTCATGCTGCGCAGCGCCCCGCCCCCGCAGAAGGGCCACTGATCAAGCCCGTCACCTGATCGCAGGCACGAAAAAGGCCGCCGGGACGATGGTCCGGGCGGCCTCTTCGTTTAGTGTCTGGCGATTCAGCCCAGCGGGCGGCTCGATCCGAAGAACAGGGCCTGGCTGATGGCGGCACGCACCGTCTGTTCCTGGAACGGCTTGGTCACCAGGTAGGTCGGTTCGGGACGGTCGCCGGTCAGCAGGCGCTCGGGATAGGCAGTGATGAAGATCACCGGCACGCTGTCGATGGCGAGGATGTCGTCCACCGCGTCGAGGCCCGAGGAGCCGTCGGCCAGCTGGATATCGGCCAGCACGAGGCCCGGCGTCTTCTGGGCGACGACTTCCTGTGCCTGCGTGCGCGTGGCAGCGGTGCCGCACACTTCATGGCCGAGCGAGGTCACGAGGTCTTCGAGCTGCATGGAGATCAGCGGCTCGTCCTCGATGATGAGCACGCTGGTCGCGCTTTCGCGGTCGATTTCGCTGACCGCTTCCTGCACCAGCCGTTCGATCTGGTCGGGAGCGAGGTCCATGATCTCGCCGGCCTGTTCGACCGAGAAGTCTTCCAGCGTCGTCAGCAGCAATGCCTGGCGGTTGAGCGGGGTGATCGACTTCAACCGGTCCTGCGCAGCGCCTTCATGACCTTCACCGACCGGCTCGGGCACATCCATGTAAGCGCTGGCCCAGACCTTGTTGAACGCGCGGTAGAGCGGCACCCGGCCACCTTCCAGCGAAGCCTTCAGCTGGTCGTCCGCCAGGGCGGCTTCCAGCGTGGCACGGACGAATGCGTCCCCCGTTGCCTGCGAGCCGGTCAGCGCGCGCGCATAGCGGCGCAGGTAAGGCAGATTTTTCGCGATTTGATCACCAAGCGACATATAACCCCTTCCGTGGTTTGCGCGCATGGAACGTCCCATTGCGATGGTGGTTCCTATTCCGACGCAGGAAAAATCCGCGTTCCGATCAAAAAGCACCGAGCCGGGAAATCAACGAACCGCGGGCGCTCGATGGAATTCTGGTTGCTGGGGAGAGCCGGGATGTTTGAAGTAGCGAAACCTTATGCGTGCAGGGAGTGTCCCCTGCAGCATTGTCCGGGGCTGCGACCGCTGGAAGAGCGGCAGCTGGACTACATCCAGA
This genomic interval carries:
- a CDS encoding response regulator; its protein translation is MSLGDQIAKNLPYLRRYARALTGSQATGDAFVRATLEAALADDQLKASLEGGRVPLYRAFNKVWASAYMDVPEPVGEGHEGAAQDRLKSITPLNRQALLLTTLEDFSVEQAGEIMDLAPDQIERLVQEAVSEIDRESATSVLIIEDEPLISMQLEDLVTSLGHEVCGTAATRTQAQEVVAQKTPGLVLADIQLADGSSGLDAVDDILAIDSVPVIFITAYPERLLTGDRPEPTYLVTKPFQEQTVRAAISQALFFGSSRPLG